The segment AACAACCACACCATTAGTGGTCTTcttttgttgtttcatgctgaTTTGGAGAACTCACTTGTGAAAGTCATTTCCTTCTTTGTATTAGATCACCGAAGAGCAACTTGCCGGCTTATTTAGTAATTGCGGACAAGTAAGTTATAGTGATCGCTTTAAAGCTTTCCTTGTAATTTCAATAATGTCTAGAGCAGAACTCCATTCCTTTTCTCATAAGAAGAAGAATAATTTCCAATGTCTAGCTTTATCATTTCCATCTGTAGAGCTCTCTCTCTTCCTCCAATACGTGCAAAAGACTCAAGTTTTATCTTTTTAAATCATGGttctttatttcatattttggttGGTATCTCCTTTCGTCTTGACTGGGGAAAAAACCACAGATGTTATTACTGTATATATGATAACCGATGTGACAGATTACAGTATATATGACATTTCTCAAGTGGTTTGGGAATTTATTGTTGAAGGTTGTTGATTGCCGAGTTTGTGGTGATCCGCATTCAGTTCTTCGCTTTGCTTTTGTAGAATTTGCAGATGAACGTAAGCTGCTTCTGTGGACtgaaacttgattttttttttaataagtcAGATGTTCGTTTATTCACATTTTATACTAACTTTGTTTTTACAGAAGGTGCAAGAGCTGCTTTGAGCCTTGATGGGACAATGCTCGGGTTTTATCCTGTTAGGGTCTTGCCTTCAAAAACTGCCATCCTTCCTGTGAACCCTACATTTCTTCCTAGGGTATGGATGAAAAACTTTCCGGCTCTTAGCTATTTCGACTTTGCATAAGTCTTCACTTTATGTGATACTGTTTCACCATTGCTAAGTAGCTCTTGGAATTTTTCTCTATAATGTTCTTTTTGAGTTCACTATTGATACTTATAATAACTACAATTGCAGTCAGAAAATGAAAGGGAAATGTGTACCAGGACGGTCTATTGTACAAATATTGACAAGAAGGTAACCCCCATGTTTATCAGATGAATGTTTGAGTTCCAGACTTTTGTCACTGAAGGAATTGTTTATCTTCTCTTCCACTAGcatgtatattattaatttatCTTTGTTGATCTAATCTGATCGAGTATTTTCACTTTGACTGAAGGTTTCTCAAACTGAAATGAAGAGTTTCTTTGAATCAACCTGTGGTGAGGTTAGTACGCTATCAAAACTTCACGCCCCtttttttaagaattgttttcaGAAAGAAGATTAAAGGTAAATGGCTCATCTTGAAGGTTGACATCATTATATTTAATTCTCAGGTCACTCGCTTGAGGCTTTTAGGGGATCAAGTCCATTCAACTCGTATTGCTTTTGTTGAATTTGCCATGGTAAGTTCATGTTTACAGGATTGACATTGAAATAGATTTGGGTTCAAAACTATTTTGCGATTATGTTTACGATGATTTGGAAACTATGTTTCTACCTCCCATTCCaattagtatattttcatatttctgaaataatttataatatgtTATCGGCATCTCTTTGCAAACTGTTAGTGCAAATGCAGTCACCCTCGTTATTCCTCTGTATGCTTTAAATCACATGATAGATTAAGGGAAGTCTATATCAAAACAGGAGCTCTTCTTTGAACAATTTTTTCTATATATATCCCGATTTTTTACAACCATTGACCATATATAagcttaactttttttttttccgaATAATGTTGGCAAAATACCGAAATTTTGCCAATAAAACGTGTTGAGGCTTTTTTTGACACCATGACATTACCTGGTCTCTCATAGGACCTTTTTTGACCCTTAAGTAACTTCTTTTATGGTCTTTATATTTGACATTGAAGGCTTTTCTTAACTGTATGACCGAATTCACATTCTTTATCGTTTATCTTCTCCATGTGTAATCTTGAATCCCTTTTGAACTAAGTAATTGTGAGTCACTTGATTGTAGGTTTGTTTGGGTAATGTTTTCTTTTTACCATTTCAACTTTTATCATAACAGCTGAAGTGAGGAAAGGGTTTTTATCTTCATTGATTTTATATTCCTTTGTCAATTTTTGGAATCTTAGATATGGTCGATAATAGATCCAAATAGTAAATTCGTTCTTTTTGCTTGCAAAGGATGTATGATCATGTGAATCAATCGACCTATTCCATAGTTCATTCAAATCTTGCACTTTGTTTCCGTAGATATCTGTTTGTTTGATTGTTTACCACAAAACATTTTTGCCGTATTACAGCTTGTTTTTAACTACGATAAGTAACAATTCTTCTACTTTTGCATTAAATCTGTTTTAATTCATGAATCACCACCGGCATAAAGCATGAGACCTTTGTATGTGCATTTTACATGTACGATATGAACTAAGATTCGGtgacaattaaaataattttacttgTTTCCAAAGTAATAATATTCCCCTACACAATGTTTTGCGCCTTTATTCAAGCTGATGATTTTCTTCTCCTTTATGTACAGGCGGAAAGTGCCATAATTGCACTGAATTGTAGTGGCTTGGTGCTAGGAACTCAGGCAATCAGGTGTGTCCCTGAATTCTTGCTCCAAATCCTGTACTTGTTAACAATTAAAAGCTTAATCACTATTGTTTCAATTCCGGACTTTCAGGGTAAGTCCTTCAAAGACACCAGTGAGGCCTCGAGTTACCCGTCCGACATTGCGTTAACTGATCAACCAATCATTTTAAGATCGATGGATGAAACTGGGTGACTTCCAAATGGTGAGAAACATTGTTGTGTTGAAGGGATGGTGAAACTTTCCTTTAATTATTTCCATCCTTTTCATTGCAGCTGTTAATTTCATTTTCAACTGAAGATTTTCGTTAATGCTTCGGATTGAAGGTTGATCTTGAgggttttttttgtttcttttttccttttacaTCATTACATCTTTTGTTTTGACAATGCTTCCTTGAGTTTTATTGCATTAACTGATCATCG is part of the Gossypium arboreum isolate Shixiya-1 chromosome 5, ASM2569848v2, whole genome shotgun sequence genome and harbors:
- the LOC108450553 gene encoding polyadenylate-binding protein-interacting protein 9-like — protein: MAAVVDNSGEAVEAAKNNDLEVETTKSESKEFNVQNLVDMFTKLNPLAKEFFPSYFHHNQTKKSDNFNQVPVKQSAGNENFSNKRGRNNVNQGRRRLNGRAFRAQRDDSIRRTVYVSDIDQTITEEQLAGLFSNCGQVVDCRVCGDPHSVLRFAFVEFADEQGARAALSLDGTMLGFYPVRVLPSKTAILPVNPTFLPRSENEREMCTRTVYCTNIDKKVSQTEMKSFFESTCGEVTRLRLLGDQVHSTRIAFVEFAMAESAIIALNCSGLVLGTQAIRVSPSKTPVRPRVTRPTLR